In Streptomyces sclerotialus, one genomic interval encodes:
- a CDS encoding DUF3037 domain-containing protein: MSGLHNGRDVFEYALLRVVPRVERGEMINAGVVVYCHARRFVEARTHLDEARLRALDPSVDVAGVRAALSAVEGICQGGEHAGQAAGEDVGRRFRWLIAPRSTIVQPGPVHTGLTADPSKEAERLLDLLVR; the protein is encoded by the coding sequence GTGAGCGGGCTGCACAACGGACGGGACGTGTTCGAGTACGCGCTGCTGCGGGTCGTGCCGCGGGTCGAGCGCGGGGAAATGATCAATGCGGGGGTGGTCGTCTACTGCCATGCGCGGCGCTTCGTGGAGGCGCGTACGCATCTGGACGAGGCACGGCTGCGGGCGCTGGACCCTTCGGTGGACGTGGCGGGCGTACGGGCCGCGCTGAGTGCCGTCGAGGGGATCTGCCAGGGCGGTGAGCATGCGGGGCAGGCCGCGGGGGAGGACGTCGGGCGGCGGTTCCGGTGGCTGATCGCGCCGCGCAGCACGATCGTGCAGCCGGGGCCCGTGCACACCGGGCTGACGGCCGACCCGTCCAAGGAGGCGGAGAGGTTGCTGGATCTGTTGGTGCGGTGA